The Arachis ipaensis cultivar K30076 chromosome B07, Araip1.1, whole genome shotgun sequence genome includes a window with the following:
- the LOC107609565 gene encoding uncharacterized protein LOC107609565 produces the protein MATHCLFFPTPNFCRRSITHRSAFSSRSIFFGASLKVHTNRNQLGRFSRSPTPIYCSSQEFDVVIVGAGIIGLTIARQFLTSSDLSVAIVDKALPCSGATGAGQGYLWMAHKTPGSDIWDLTWRSHQLWKMLAESLKEQGLNPTVELGWKKTGSLLVGRTKAQLDMLKGRVKQLNEAGLKAEYLCNSDLSELEPDLFVDKDSAGAFLPDDCQLDAYLTVSYIEKVNRSFASKGRYAEFYNEPVKRFIRSNSNGEVKAIETLSHTLHSKKGIIVAAGCWTGCLIQDSFRNWGMELDVPVRPRKGHLLVLQNFDYLQLNHGLMEAGYVDHPTLSDIESSEDGRSLSVSMTATVDAAGNLLIGSSREFVGFSTELDESVVRYIWKRVAEFFPKLELLSLSDLSANRKVRIGLRPYMPDGKPMIGPVPGLSNVYLAAGHEGGGLSMALGTAEMVADTVLGHPTKVDCAPFAVHRVLD, from the exons ATGGCTACACACTGCTTGTTCTTCccgacccctaacttttgcaggCGCAGCATCACTCACCGTTCCGCATTTTCCTCACGCTCCATCTTCTTTGGCGCTTCACTTAAAGTCCATACCAATAGAAACCAGCTGGGTCGGTTCTCTCGCAGCCCCACTCCCATTTATTGTTCTTCTCAAgagtttgatgttgtgattgtCGGCGCTGGCATCATTGGTTTGACCATTGCTCGTCAGTTCTTGACCTCTTCCGACCTGTCCGTAGCCATCGTTGACAAAGCTCTCCCTTGTTCTGGTGCCACTGGCgcag GGCAGGGATATCTTTGGATGGCACACAAAACTCCTGGGAGTGATATATGGGATCTAACTTGGAGAAGCCATCAATTGTGGAAGATGCTGGCAGAAAGCCTAAAAGAGCAAGGCCTGAATCCTACGGTGGAGCTGGGTTGGAAGAAAACAG GAAGCCTTTTAGTTGGTAGAACAAAGGCTCAGTTAGACATGCTGAAAGGGAGAGTGAAACAGCTTAATGAAGCTGGGTTGAAAGCAGAGTACTTGTGTAATAGTGATTTGTCCGAGCTGGAACCTGATCTCTTTGTGGACAAAGACAGTGCTGGTGCATTTCTACCAGATGACTGCCAATTGGATGCTTATCTTACAGTTTCATATATTGAAAAG GTTAACAGGAGTTTTGCATCAAAAGGAAGATATGCAGAATTTTATAATGAGCCAGTAAAACGTTTCATCAG GTCAAATAGTAATGGAGAGGTTAAAGCTATTGAAACTTTGAGTCATACATTACACAGTAAGAAGGGAATTATTGTTGCAGCTGGTTGTTGGACCGGTTGTTTGATACAGGATTCGTTTAGAAATTGGGGAATGGAATTAGACGTTCCTGTAAGGCCCAGAAAG GGTCACCTACTTGTGCTTCAGAACTTTGATTACCTTCAATTGAATCATGGGTTGATGGAGGCAGGTTATGTTGATCATCCAACACTTTCTGATATAGAATCCTCTGAAGATGGACGATCTTTATCTGTTTCAATGACGGCAACCGTGGATGCAGCAGGAAATCTTCTCATTG GGAGTAGCCGTGAATTTGTTGGTTTCAGCACAGAATTGGATGAATCTGTTGTCAGATATATATGGAAGCGGGTTGCAGAATTCTTTCCCAAATTGGAATTGCTTTCCCTTTCTGATCTAAGTGCAAATAGAAAAGTCAGAATAGGATTACGACCCTACA TGCCTGATGGGAAGCCAATGATTGGGCCTGTGCCTGGCCTCTCAAATGTTTACCTTGCCGCAGGACACGAAGGGGGAGGGCTTTCGATG GCTCTTGGGACTGCTGAAATGGTTGCTGATACGGTGTTGGGCCATCCAACAAAAGTTGATTGTGCACCTTTCGCTGTGCATCGAGTACTTGATTAA